Proteins from a genomic interval of Danio rerio strain Tuebingen ecotype United States chromosome 4, GRCz12tu, whole genome shotgun sequence:
- the myf5 gene encoding myogenic factor 5 (The RefSeq protein has 3 substitutions compared to this genomic sequence), with protein MDVFSTSQIFYDSTCASSPEDLEFGASGELTGSEEDEHVRAPGAPHQPGHCLQWACKACKRKASTVDRRRAATMRERRRLKKVNHAFEALRRCTSANPSQRLPKVEILRNAIQYIESLQELLREQVEQYYSLPMESSSEPASPSSSCSESMVDCNSPVWPQMNQNYGNSYNFDAQNASTMERTPGVSSLQCLSSIVDRLSSVDPAGMRNMVVLSPTGSDSQSSSPDSPNNRPVYHVL; from the exons ATGGACGTATTCTCCACATCCCAGATCTTCTACGACAGCACTTGCGCTTCGTCTCCTGAAGATTTAGAGTTTGGAGCCAGTGGGGAACTGACCGGGTCTGAGGAGGATGAGCACGTGCGGGCTCCTGGGGCCCCACATCAACCGGGCCATTGTCTCCAATGGGCCTGCAAAGCTTGCAAGCGTAAAGCCAGTACGGTGGACCGCCGGAGAGCCGCCACCATGAGGGAACGGCGCAGGCTGAAGAAGGTCAATCACGCCTTTGAGGCACTACGCCGCTGCACCTCGGCCAACCCTAGCCAACGCCTCCCCAAGGTAGAGATCCTGAGGAACGCCATCCAGTACATCGAGAGCCTTCAGGAGCTCCTCAGGGAACAGGTGGAGAACTACTACAGCCTGCCGATGGAGAGCAGCTCTGAGCCCGCCAGTCCCTCCTCCAGCTGCTCAGAGAGCATG GTTGACTGCAACAGTCCTGTATGGCCTCAGATGAATCAAAACTATGGGAATAGCTACAACTTTGACGCACAAAATG CTAGCACAATGGAGCGAACTCCAGCAGTGTCCAGTTTGCAGTGTTTGTCCAGCATCGTGGACAGACTGTCCTCTGTAGATCCTGCGGGAATGAGGAACATGGTCGTTCTTTCTCCAACCGGAAGTGATTCCCAGTGCAGTTCTCCAGACAGTCCAAACAACAGACCAGTTTACCACGTACTGTGA
- the myf5 gene encoding myogenic factor 5 isoform X1: MRERRRLKKVNHAFEALRRCTSANPSQRLPKVEILRNAIQYIESLQELLREQVENYYSLPMESSSEPASPSSSCSESMVDCNSPVWPQMNQNYGNSYNFDAQNASTMERTPAVSSLQCLSSIVDRLSSVDPAGMRNMVVLSPTGSDSQCSSPDSPNNRPVYHVL; the protein is encoded by the exons ATGAGGGAACGGCGCAGGCTGAAGAAGGTCAATCACGCCTTTGAGGCACTACGCCGCTGCACCTCGGCCAACCCTAGCCAACGCCTCCCCAAGGTAGAGATCCTGAGGAACGCCATCCAGTACATCGAGAGCCTTCAGGAGCTCCTCAGGGAACAGGTGGAGAACTACTACAGCCTGCCGATGGAGAGCAGCTCTGAGCCCGCCAGTCCCTCCTCCAGCTGCTCAGAGAGCATG GTTGACTGCAACAGTCCTGTATGGCCTCAGATGAATCAAAACTATGGGAATAGCTACAACTTTGACGCACAAAATG CTAGCACAATGGAGCGAACTCCAGCAGTGTCCAGTTTGCAGTGTTTGTCCAGCATCGTGGACAGACTGTCCTCTGTAGATCCTGCGGGAATGAGGAACATGGTCGTTCTTTCTCCAACCGGAAGTGATTCCCAGTGCAGTTCTCCAGACAGTCCAAACAACAGACCAGTTTACCACGTACTGTGA